CTTCGGCTTCGCCATCCCGTCTGTGTGGGCCGTCTCCGGCACCGCCGCCTTCGTCGTTGACTCAGGCTATCCCTGTAGCGCGCAGAACCCTTTGACCGAGTACATGACCGTTGCCACCCAAGAGGCCACCTATGCATGCTACAATGATAAATTGTACTATCTGGTCTATCCCCATGGCAAGTGGAATGGTTGTGCCGATGAGAATATTGTGAAGAACGATTGCGCTGGTTGTGACCCCGCACCACTGTGCGACCCTACGTATTTCTCTGCTCCACCAGGACTAAGCACCCTCGGCTCCGGATCCTGGGGAAACATAACCTTGTCTGATTTGATTGAGGGGTCCGTCAGAACATACGTTGCTAACGGCAATACTAACGGAGCACCCGTCGCAAACCCGATGGACAAGGATACTCTCCAAGATCTCTCAAACCAAGACATCACCACTCCCGGATATATCCGCCTCCCAGTCTGTAGCCCCCAAGTCGCCTGGGCCTCGTGGTCAACCCCATCGCAGTCCAACTCCAGCGCACCCAACTACCCTTGCAACCCGCTGCAGGGCGTGACCAAGTGCAGCGGCTACACCTACCAGGACGAGACTTCCTCCGCGTCCCCGAAGGTGTCCGACTGTCAAACTATCATTAAGAACATCCAGGGCACGAACGGCGAGTGGACCACTGGTATCGGCCACCAACGCGAAATTGCCAAGTTCGGCTCTTGCCAATTTGGCGTCCAGAATGTTGGCGTTACTGGCGACGTCACTTATTACACTGGCAGTCAGGATATTGTTAACATAATCAACGAGGCAATCTCGAGGTACGCCTCTGACGGTCTTGTCGGTGCGGCAGGGTACATGGAGTGCAGTGGTGATGCAGATCATCAGAAGGTCAAGTGGGGTGTGTATTAGTAGTGATTTGCTTTGTCACCCGCTACATGTTTGTACACCCTTCTAGAGCGCTCGACAAGGAACATTAATATCGTGTATATACACCTACAACTACTCCAAACCTTCAGATTATTACTGCTTTAGCCCATTATCAGTCTAACTAGTGGAAAAACCGCAATCATTAGCTTAGAGCTTATTATTGCTGAGTTTATTCTTTAACTAAATAGCCCTATAGAGGCGGACATTGAAATCTACTTGCTAAGAATTTCGTTTTGCTATTTGGCTGCCTTTTTCAGCAGCAGGTGACGCCGAAAATGGCCGCCTTTCAGCAACCTCCCTCCGCCACGCTCCCGCCTCCTTCGACCACGCACCACTTACTGCTTTGTACCTTAGGCTGCCATTTCGTGTGCACGTACATCCTGGGTTTCCCTGAGGGCTTATCACTTCACCACTCCTTAGGAGAGGGGGCGCCGAAAATGGCTCTATCAGCACCACCAGCTGCACTCTAGCCAGTACTCCGCCGCCATGGCTATAAATATCCTTTTCCCAACCAACCATCTATCCTCGTCCAACAATATCCTCATTTCAACTCCAGCGCCACTAATACTCTTCTTCTGATCTCCTTGCCTCTATTTAGTTGTGCATTGAAACATCTCAAGCTCTGAGGTAGTTCCTTCGCACGGTCGGCGAAATCTCTTAGCCATGTATCGCCGGAGGAGGCCCAATGCCAGCAACCACGGAATTACAAGCGAATCCTCTTATATCTCTCCCATCGATTCCGACAATGATAAACCGTTTGAGCCTAATTCCTCTGAAACCGATCTCACCGAGCGGGAGTGCTCCCCTCCAGCGGGTCGAACGATTGCTCGGAAGAAGCCAAGTCCAAATACTGGAATAAGATCGTTACCAGCAGACCTGTCGAACATAGAACGTGTCCACCAGGCCCGATACCAAGTCCCAGATGATGACACGGATGAGGACCTGGCCCAAGTGCCGGAGGATTACGGCCGATCCaacaaaacaaagaagttGAAACTTCGACTCAAAGAGCGTTGGGCTTGGTAAGTGACCGGGATATCGTTCAAAGCTTACAGCGAATTTCGGCTGACCAACATGCATCATCCCAGGTTCTGCCAAATGAAAGCGATGGAGCCCTCCGTCGATTCAAAATGGGAGGATGCAGAAGATGCACTGCGTGAGGCGTCTCCAAATGAGATGCATCGGTTTCTAAATTGGTGCCTCAAGTTGGAGTATAGTCCCAACGGTCGCCGTCAGAAAGGCTATACAAAGGCCAGCGCCCTTGAAGCGGATTGGAAGTATTTCCGAATCTACTATACACGAGTAACCAAACACGAGATGAGCAAAGAAATGGGTGAGGCAGTTCGCACGGTTTGTTCTTTAACCCTTCCCCAGCTCAATCGTCTTCAGGAGACTTGCGCTGACGAAAACGGACAGGGCATGAGATACTTAGTGGATAAGCGCGGTCTTGACAAACAACCGCGGGCAAATGTACCAGTTTAAATCGAGGATATGATTCCATTCAATGAGACAATCCTTCAAACCCGGGAGAAGCGATTTCACTTGGGGTTTCAGCGGATCATCCTATGTCTCTATAACACTCTTGGGTTATTTACCGTCAACCGGAAACAGGCAATGCTTGATCTTCAGTTCAAGCATCTACAAATATCGCTCCAGCAGGATCCGTACGGAGGACCTCCGAAGCCGATGATAGAACTCGAGCCCCAGTTTGTGAAAAGCGTCCTGGGCATGTCGAAGCTGTTGGTGGCACCCCATGCTATACACCTGCCCACCCCAGGGCTTGGTTACTGCAATCAAACTGACTGGTCAATGATAATTAGAAACACGTTCGCGCTACCTGAAATTGTCTACGGTGTATCACTTGTCTTCAGCCCGCATGTTTTACTCTTCATTATATTATTTTATGTTCATGCCTTTGAAGCGCCTCACTTAACCTCGATGGAAGACCTTCGGAGATTGCTTGTCGAGGGCGGCCGACAGGAAATGCCACTTCCCTTGAAGAGAGAGACGGATAATTACTATGTTTTCCCGAAGGTTGAGGTGATCTGTGGCCAGCCCCGCATTTCGTGGGAGACGCCTATGAATGGTAGCACACTCGACGCACAACTCAGGACATCCAGTGAGATACACGGCTTCCTTAATCATTTCTTCTCTCACCAATTTCGATACGGAGGAGGTGATTTACTAGACAAGAGTGGTGAGTGGACTATAAATACCCAAGGTTCTGATTTTTCTCTAGATAAGTGAACTAACTTTTGTGTCTAGGTTTCGTCAGTGAAGCACAGCGTAATGTGATCATGGCCCACGCCACTAGCAGAACTTTTATCAAACATTATCGTCCCCGTCGGCATACTGGCTTACAAGAGATCATGTGCGGCCTCAATCCAGACGAAGAGTTCTCAAAAGCTGTGACTCGGATGAGCCGTTGGATTGATCGGCGGCGACCACGATACCTGAGCGACGCTGACCGGCAATCAGTGGAGAAAGACCCAGAACTGCAATCAGCTATACGCTGGCAAGTTGATTTAGAGACCCAGTGCGCTGATCGCTCTCAAAACCCAGAATTGCGAGCGATGCTGGAGGACCAGAGGCGACAAGTCCACAATTTGCGCCGTCGTCTGCAAGACAAACGACGGAAAGCAAAACGCCGCGATTTCAGTCGGAAACAGGCGGTGATTGACATTGAAAGACAGCTCACTGGTGGGGCTGTCAGTGATGAGCCTGCGCGCGAGGTATTACGGAAGGAGTTTGAAATGCCATCGGAGCAGATTCTTCTCGTGGAGACGTTCTTTACTTGGCCGACCACCGATTCATTAGAAGACGAATGGATGCGGCGCAACAAAGCTGTTGATGCTGGAATACAATATTGCGGCTTTCTGGAGGGTGGGCCCCTTCGGGGACGACGGAAGCGCTCTGCACTGTCCGACAATGACGATGCAGGTCCCTCTTCGCCAGCTCGAAGGATAAAACATAATACGCCGCTGAATACTTCGTGGGGGAATGAACGTACCACTGGCCGGGAACAGATCCCGAATGCAGAGCAAACATTCGCATGCTTCCAATGCCCCAAGACATACTCCGACTATAATGGAGTGAAGAGGCATTTTAGGACATCCCATTTGACGGACCGGACATGTAATTTCTGCGATTTGTCCGTCCTACACGAGATGCACTTGCGGAGGCATGCCGGGGATGTCCATGGCCTTCGAACATGAGCGTCAGATTCCACTCTTCCGATCTTCGAGGGTCTTGCGCCATGCCTTTACTTCTCTACTTATACACTTGGCGGAGCCATAGCTGGTCACTATTTCACTAAAGTATATCTTATTTGTCCCGATTATTGAGAGTCACCGGAATAAAATCCCATCGTAGTTGTTTCGACCTTTTGATTGATACATAGTCATAATAAATTCAACTGCCTTCCTCTTTTACTTATCTCTGTATACCTATTAACCTTTTGTACATCTTATCACGCCAACAAATCAGTATTATAGAAAAGTCTCTCAACAGATTATACAGTGGATCCTACCTTGATAGTCTTCCTGACTAGGTATGAAAATGACTTTATCGTTTTTCTAACACCTTATACTACAATGATTATAGTCAAAGAACCAATATTCCAAAAAGTGACGATAGTGTACAGTTAAGCCCAGAAACGCGATTCAGTTGATTCTACGGTGGATATATATTATACAGCTCTATGGTTGATTCAAATTCTTCGGGGCATTGTATACTGAGCAGCATCAAGTTAATAAAACTAATTACCAAAAGAATTGCCTATTAATATAGAAATTAGTGGCAAGACGGCTGTGACGTTGATCAAAAACTGTCTTCCAGCTAATTATACATAACAATTATCTCACTTCTTTTACTACGTTTATTGAAAAGATAACTGAAATACTATAATTGGTTTTTATTCTTCTTGCAGTCAGATTTCTGTGACAATCAATTTTTGTGTACTGGCTCTAAATCTTCTCTTGCCCGTTATGTAGTTGACTTTTCAACTCTTAGTAGGCTACTACAGTAGAAATCGAAAACAGCTTACCTCCCAGACACATACGCTGTCTCTCTCATCACGCTAAACTGAATTCGGCCAAGAGCAGTCTCATGTAGTTGATTTTGATGTATCTCTGGTACATTACCAAGCTTGCCTAATTCCAGGTTTTGGTGTGAAGAAGATCACAAAGACAGTGTGTGTCTCTGGGGGTTAGCTGTTTTCGATTTCTACTGTAATTATTCGATGCTAACCATTGTATTTTATCATTTAGCAACATGTTACCTCCATTTTTTTGCCCATTTATACGCGTTAAGGATGCAAACAATAGCTTAAAAGACAAGTAAAACAGATTCAATCGTTCATATTCAATTTAGACATGATGAAAGAATTAAGGTGTTCATGAAACATCGTTGGCCATACATACAATATCTTCCGCCCCAAATGGCACGCATTTCCTAATACCTAGGCACCCCCCGAAATTTGAGTTTTTTGTGTTATGTAACTGATTGGAAATTTCATTTTCACAGCGGTTTGAGATTAGAAAGAGCTTGCTAGTGTTGAAAGTATGCTGCATTGACATTGCGGAACGTAAAAGGTATGGCGGCCAATAATGTTGAAAGTACGGTTGTTTCACGCTGCCGCACCTATTTGATGACCGCAAATACCACCGGTAATCTTTGCCCTTCCAGTCTTGCAGGGACCCCCTTCATGACTTCAACACATAAAGGAAGGATTTTCGTGTGATGCTTCGAGGAATACTGTAGTCTTTTCGCGTTCTTTGATTGAGGACTCCCCTTCGTGCAATAACATTTATATTTATTAAGCCCTTTCTGTTTAGCGGACCTAAGTTTTATAAGAGTCCCCTCAATCTATACTTTCTAAATAGGATTCTCTACCCCCAGATATCAAGGCAACGCGCTCAATGGCCGCTATCAAGGCTATCAGGTCCAAAAATACGATTtcgaaaagaaaattgatgCGGCAAAGACAATGCCGCCGTAAAGCAAGTCTGATGAAAAAAGCATGCGAATATAGTAGGATGTGCAGCGCAGATGTATGCGTGGGAATTCGTGTGCGAGAAACAGGCCAGGTATATATTTTATTAGCGGATACTTCGGGATTTTGGGCTTTCCTTAGCTCACAATTAGTATGT
Above is a genomic segment from Penicillium digitatum chromosome 3, complete sequence containing:
- a CDS encoding C2H2 finger domain protein encodes the protein MYRRRRPNASNHGITSESSYISPIDSDNDKPFEPNSSETDLTERECSPPAGRTIARKKPSPNTGIRSLPADLSNIERVHQARYQVPDDDTDEDLAQVPEDYGRSNKTKKLKLRLKERWAWFCQMKAMEPSVDSKWEDAEDALREASPNEMHRFLNWCLKLEYSPNGRRQKGYTKASALEADWKYFRIYYTRVTKHEMSKEMGEAVRTGMRYLVDKRGLDKQPRANVPV
- a CDS encoding C2H2 finger domain protein — its product is MLDLQFKHLQISLQQDPYGGPPKPMIELEPQFVKSVLGMSKLNTFALPEIVYGVSLVFSPHVLLFIILFYVHAFEAPHLTSMEDLRRLLVEGGRQEMPLPLKRETDNYYVFPKVEVICGQPRISWETPMNGSTLDAQLRTSSEIHGFLNHFFSHQFRYGGGDLLDKSGFVSEAQRNVIMAHATSRTFIKHYRPRRHTGLQEIMCGLNPDEEFSKAVTRMSRWIDRRRPRYLSDADRQSVEKDPELQSAIRWQVDLETQCADRSQNPELRAMLEDQRRQVHNLRRRLQDKRRKAKRRDFSRKQAVIDIERQLTGGAVSDEPAREVLRKEFEMPSEQILLVETFFTWPTTDSLEDEWMRRNKAVDAGIQYCGFLEGGPLRGRRKRSALSDNDDAGPSSPARRIKHNTPLNTSWGNERTTGREQIPNAEQTFACFQCPKTYSDYNGVKRHFRTSHLTDRTCNFCDLSVLHEMHLRRHAGDVHGLRT